The following are from one region of the Salvia splendens isolate huo1 chromosome 2, SspV2, whole genome shotgun sequence genome:
- the LOC121792855 gene encoding uncharacterized protein LOC121792855, translated as MASATVDSGAAASTTDGGLLRLDSIPIVDLRLLSQSELYSLSRCSSSAADPNRRDDVVIPIIDRSVFNESAGSRKQTYSRLRLAPTDSPSAATPRSRTPHLRSPAAAYGSINTKTDPENVENHQIINLLKQFFVADMDPADLFPVKIEYLNSLPPQQFSSPPSPPPVNFPSIGVKRKRGRPRKAVEVSVIDGSYADTLQLPMPSLSEFIPRDNADEKDREVLNSDGVAVDLAALGASEHPYREEIRRRTDGMRTEEELLGFLTGLYGRWGSRRKKKRIVDANEFGSKLPVGWKLSLSVKKKNGNVWLYCRRYISPSGLHFVTCKGVSSYLLSLHGMQDTNPCTFVQYNDIVNDADKLTTVPLVVEDDYEIETFSHAPSPPLDLVTANPEILVTVNVGNASEDRIGESLCCHKCNITFKDKDEFLNHQSSLHRKNKNIVRITDGVIIKDGKYECQFCHKTFSERHRYNGHVGTHVRFQPKLVGEFSQSVYPTSVNVYPTQDNAVEGSSKSHNAMDVCNTITNNGPTICSNHDKIHGHFGELEDGSRNIRGMDKATDTVTETNHSSVPEVLFTSNENKSSHNDACLNDSAAEISKDGSMMQGVMMMESTLSQNGAADKDMTVSVIENSVSTDNPMQSMASKCLLDSNDHMEECPVVNDNQHRRNDSNQKTMELNFDPQSLGLNESVLSLFGTQGQGLQDKNLAVSKTDLEILPCKDIATTESITSGPEASKLEKGPNISMPIADNGKASKEDNIPCSAVTCKVGDTLSFSKYENDSSKANNEGVNMHEELQYGMDSNIQTWNRQEDATNKDFSEVFTHLLDVPGVHGMSKSHLAANDKNTYHYENNDGGVCGRETKMPEFDCLQNFGSGQSSDLFSSSSAIVSSNSITGANQDTRLGVCSPFISTTDKQLSAEDNMITMFNDTMKEHRQDPSEGILLNQSGISEVSNGAFTSDKVYSTANPSELNGIEIAGKHELSLSFGSLQTDMCAESNRVEQESYRGNSFNIEAAGPKTYGNPTHSSILSSNIAADMEQARPFGYSNISFNDTTNEPGNSFNVVQGGRDWDGTRGNEVRTSSQNFMVGFGNGSLQTSECAAADGSWRNGPDNVFGGCYDANSTPHIQSSSFFPTFGLAPTTGQESSFGVDHNYGIQSDMMRPVRAQPVEYSFMSEQRVNSLPGEAKNFPYGTNMEQEMDPSFWLGKDALMPNASHISQATSICVWCRNVFLNEHVEAGVQTGAIGTICPSCSSRIPGHFNVL; from the exons ATGGCTTCCGCCACCGTCGATTCCGGCGCCGCCGCAAGCACTACAGACGGCGGATTACTCCGATTGGATTCAATTCCCATTGTGGATCTCCGTCTCCTCTCCCAATCGGAGCTCTATTCCCTCTCCCGCtgctcctcctccgccgccgaccCCAACCGCCGCGACGACGTCGTTATCCCAATCATCGACCGCTCCGTCTTCAACGAGTCCGCTGGCTCCAGAAAGCAGACCTACTCCCGCCTCCGCCTCGCCCCCACCGATTCCCCGTCCGCCGCCACTCCTCGCTCCCGCACGCCCCATCTCCGCTCCCCCGCCGCCGCCTATGGCTCCATCAACACTAAAACCGATCCGGAAAACGTCGAGAATCACCAAATCATCAATCTCCTGAAGCAATTCTTCGTCGCGGACATGGATCCCGCCGATTTATTCCCGGTGAAAATAGAATACCTAAATTCGCTGCCGCCGCAGCAATTTTCATCCCCGCCGTCTCCGCCCCCGGTTAATTTCCCCTCTATCGGAGTTAAACGGAAGCGCGGCCGGCCCCGCAAGGCCGTGGAAGTTAGTGTAATTGACGGCAGCTATGCGGATACGTTGCAATTGCCAATGCCATCGCTTAGTGAATTCATTCCGCGTGACAATGCGGACGAAAAAGACAGAGAAGTGTTGAATAGCGACGGAGTGGCCGTGGATTTGGCGGCGTTGGGCGCCTCGGAGCATCCTTATCGGGAGGAGATTCGGCGGAGGACGGATGGAATGCGAACAGAAGAGGAATTGTTAGGGTTTTTGACGGGATTGTATGGAAGGTGGGgaagtaggaggaagaagaagaggattgTTGATGCTAATGAGTTCGGATCGAAGCTGCCGGTTGGTTGGAAGCTTTCGCTCTCTGTCAAGAAGAAAAATGGCAATGTATGGCTCTATTGCCGTCGCTACATAAG CCCCAGTGGACTGCATTTTGTTACATGCAAGGGAGTATCATCATATTTGCTCTCTCTTCATGGCATGCAAGATACAAATCCATGCACCTTTGTCCAATATAATGACATCGTTAATGATGCTGATAAATTGACTACTGTCCCA CTCGTTGTAGAAGATGATTATGAAATTGAAACCTTCTCTCATGCACCATCACCTCCTTTGGATTTGGTAACTGCTAATCCTGAAATCCTAGTTACAGTAAATGTGGGGAATGCTTCGGAGGATAGAATAGGAGAGAGTCTATGTTGCCACAAGTGCAATATAACTTTCAAAGACAAAGATGAATTCTTGAACCACCAATCATCGCTTCACCGGAAAAACAAAAACATTGTTCGCATTACTGATGGAGTTATTATTAAGGATGGAAAGTATGAGTGCCAATTCTGTCATAAGACATTTAGTGAACGGCATCGGTACAATGGTCATGTTGGTACCCATGTGAGATTCCAACCTAAGCTGGTTGGAGAGTTTTCTCAGTCTGTTTATCCCACTTCTGTCAATGTATATCCTACTCAAGATAATGCAGTGGAAGGATCATCAAAGTCTCATAATGCGATGGATGTTTGTAACACTATCACAAATAATGGGCCAACTATTTGCTCAAATCATGATAAAATTCATGGCCATTTCGGAGAGTTAGAAGATGGCAGTAGGAACATTAGAGGGATGGATAAAGCTACTGACACAGTCACTGAAACAAATCATTCGTCAGTTCCGGAGGTTCTCTTCACTAGCAATGAGAATAAAAGTTCGCATAACGACGCATGCCTGAATGATTCTGCTGCTGAAATCAGTAAAGATGGTTCCATGATGCAAGGGGTGATGATGATGGAATCAACTTTGTCTCAAAATGGCGCTGCAGATAAGGATATGACTGTCAGTGTGATCGAGAATTCTGTATCTACTGATAACCCCATGCAAAGTATGGCATCTAAATGTTTATTAGATTCTAATGATCATATGGAAGAATGTCCAGTGGTGAATGATAATCAGCATAGAAGAAATGATAGCAATCAAAAGACAATGGAGCTCAACTTTGATCCTCAGAGTCTTGGATTGAATGAATCTGTATTATCTCTTTTTGGGACTCAAGGTCAAGGACTGCAGGATAAGAATTTAGCAGTTAGTAAGACTGATTTGGAAATCTTGCCTTGTAAGGACATTGCTACCACCGAGAGTATAACTTCTGGACCAGAGGCATCTAAACTTGAGAAAGGTCCTAACATCAGTATGCCCATAGCTGATAATGGAAAAGCATCTAAAGAAGACAATATTCCCTGCTCTGCAGTTACATGTAAAGTCGGTGATACACTTAGTTTCAGTAAGTATGAGAATGACAGTTCCAAGGCGAATAATGAAGGTGTGAACATGCATGAGGAACTGCAATATGGAATGGATTCAAATATTCAAACTTGGAATAGGCAAGAAGATGCGACCAATAAAGATTTCTCTGAGGTATTCACTCATCTTTTGGACGTGCCAGGGGTGCACGGCATGTCTAAAAGTCATTTAGCTGCTAATGATAAAAACACATATCATTATGAAAATAATGATGGTGGAGTTTGTGGAAGGGAGACAAAAATGCCCGAATTTGATTGTCTCCAAAATTTTGGGAGTGGTCAATCTAGTGACCTTTTCAGCAGCAGCTCTGCTATAGTAAGTTCCAATTCCATTACAGGAGCTAACCAGGATACAAGACTTGGAGTGTGCTCTCCTTTTATATCTACAACTGATAAGCAGTTATCTGCAGAAGATAATATGATTACGATGTTCAATGATACTATGAAAGAGCACAGACAGGATCCATCTGAAGGTATATTACTCAATCAGTCTGGTATTTCAGAAGTATCAAATGGGGCATTTACGTCTGATAAGGTTTACTCTACTGCTAATCCTTCTGAACTCAATGGAATCGAGATTGCTGGTAAGCATGAGCTAAGCCTTTCTTTTGGTAGTCTTCAGACAGATATGTGTGCAGAGTCGAATAGGGTTGAACAGGAAAGCTATCGAGGAAATAGCTTTAACATCGAGGCCGCTGGCCCTAAAACATATGGCAATCCAACTCATTCAAGTATCCTGAGTAGTAACATAGCTGCTGACATGGAACAAGCCAGACCTTTTGGATATTCTAATATATCCTTCAATGACACAACAAATGAACCTGGCAATAGTTTTAATGTGGTTCAGGGGGGAAGGGACTGGGACGGGACCAGAGGAAATGAGGTAAGAACTTCTAGCCAGAACTTTATGGTTGGTTTTGGGAATGGCAGCTTGCAAACCAGTGAGTGTGCTGCAGCTGATGGTTCTTGGAGAAATGGTCCTGATAATGTGTTTGGAGGTTGTTATGATGCTAATTCAACCCCACACATTCAATCTTCTAGCTTTTTTCCAACTTTTGGCCTTGCACCAACTACG GGGCAAGAAAGCTCATTTGGTGTGGATCACAACTATGGTATTCAAAGTGACATGATGAGGCCAGTTAGAGCCCAACCCGTCGAATACAGTTTCATGAGTGAGCAACGTGTAAACTCGTTACCCGGAGAAGCCAAGAATTTCCCATATGGTACAAATATGGAACAAGAGATGGATCCTTCATTTTGGTTGGGAAAGGATGCTTTAATGCCAAATGCATCCCATATTAGTCAGGCCACGTCCATTTGCGTTTGGTGCAGGAACGTATTCTTGAACGAGCACGTTGAAGCAGGAGTACAGACAGGTGCAATTGGCACTATCTGTCCATCTTGCAGTTCGAGAATCCCGGGACATTTCAATGTGCTCTAG
- the LOC121766675 gene encoding 5'-adenylylsulfate reductase-like 4: MEDLHRILELAGLTVFLLIGRLTCADADRSPSRPLCVLDSLKDSFFAPRSDVCYISRDRFSHPVGVIEGNEVALQKALHMVHKNENDYASVLFYSARCPFSGTFRPKLSVLSSIYPSIPHFAIKESSVRPSILSKYGVYGFPTLILLNSTMRMRYQGSRTLESLIAFYGDVTGLKTSSADPVYLEKIGCSGSDERHNTHQEMCPFPWARSPENLLQQETYLALATIFVIMRLLYCTFPTLHRYGQLAWRRYIINASFSSLWEHSVVHINRLLQLFKSLNEPGKKSNLQEGAKNAKAWASKSLATVSFGDASSSHSNAQ; encoded by the exons ATGGAGGATCTGCACCGGATTCTCGAGCTTGCTGGACTGACGGTGTTTCTTCTCATCGGGAGGCTAACCTGCGCCGACGCCGATAGGTCTCCGTCGCGGCCCCTGTGTGTGTTAGACTCCCTCAAAGACTCGTTCTTCGCTCCCCGGAGCGATGTTTGTTACATTAGTCGCGACCGATTTTCTCACCCTGTCGGCGTGATTGAG GGGAATGAGGTTGCATTGCAGAAGGCACTGCATATGGTCCACAAAAACGAAAATGACTATGCTTCTGTCCTCTTTTACTCGGCTAGGTGTCCTTTCTCTGGAACATTTAGGCCAAAGCTTTCCGTTTTGTCTTCGATATATCCTTCAATCCCTCACTTTGCAATCAAAGAATCATCAGTCAGGCCAAG CATTCTGTCAAAATATGGAGTTTATGGGTTCCCAACCTTGATACTTCTAAACTCTACCATGCGCATGCGATATCAGGGCTCTCGCACTCTGGAATCTCTAATTGCTTTTTATGGTGATGTTACGG GCTTGAAGACATCATCTGCTGATCCAGTGTATCTGGAGAAGATTGGATGTTCAGGATCCGACGAAAGGCACAATACTCACCAGGAGATGTGCCCTTTCCCTTGGGCCCGATCACCCGAGAATTTACTGCAGCAGGAAACATATTTGGCCTTAGCTACCATTTTTGTGATCATGAGGTTGCTTTACTGCACTTTCCCAACATTACACAGATACGGTCAGTTGGCTTGGAGGAGGTACATCATAAACGCTAGCTTCAGTAGCTTGTGGGAGCATTCTGTAGTCCACATAAATCGACTCTTACAGCTGTTCAAATCTCTGAACGAGCCGGGCAAGAAAAGCAATCTGCAAGAAGGAGCTAAGAACGCCAAAGCTTGGGCTTCCAAGTCTCTAGCAACTGTCTCGTTCGGGGATGCTAGCTCAAGCCATAGCAATGCTCAGTAA
- the LOC121792856 gene encoding 14-3-3 protein 7 yields the protein MEKEREQQVYLARLAEQAERYDEMVEAMKQVARLDVELTVEERNLVSVGYKNVIGARRASWRILSSIEQKEESKGHEQNVKRIKSYRQQVEDELTKICMDILAVIDDHLLPSSTTGESSVFYYKMKGDYYRYLAEFKGTDDRKEAADQSLKAYEAATSAASTDLAPTHPIRLGLALNFSVFYYEILNSPERACHLAKQAFDEAIAELDSLNEESYKDSTLIMQLLRDNLTLWTSDLPEEGGEQSKGDEIQAES from the exons atggagaAGGAGAGAGAGCAGCAAGTTTACTTGGCCAGGCTCGCTGAGCAAGCAGAGAGATACGATG AAATGGTGGAAGCAATGAAACAAGTTGCGAGATTGGATGTTGAACTGACTGTCGAGGAGAGGAACTTGGTTTCAGTTGGGTACAAGAATGTTATCGGTGCAAGAAGGGCATCCTGGCGGATTTTATCTTCCATTGAACAAAAAGAGGAAAGTAAGGGGCATGAACAGAATGTGAAGAGAATAAAGAGTTACAGACAACAGGTTGAAGATGAACTCACTAAGATATGCATGGACATACTCGCCGTGATTGATGACCATCTACTTCCATCTTCTACAACAGGAGAGTCGTCTGTTTTTTATTACAAAAT GAAAGGAGACTATTACCGCTATCTAGCTGAATTCAAGGGTACAGATGATCGTAAAGAGGCAGCAGACCAGTCACTCAAGGCATACGAA GCTGCCACTAGTGCTGCTTCCACTGACCTAGCTCCTACACATCCAATTAGGCTTGGGTTGGCCCTTAACTTCTCTGTTTTCTACTATGAGATTTTGAATTCCCCTGAGAG GGCTTGCCACCTTGCGAAACAAGCCTTTGATGAAGCTATAGCAGAACTCGACAGCCTCAATGAAGAATCCTACAAAGACAGCACTCTCATCATGCAGCTTCTAAGGGACAATCTTACCTTGTGGACCTCAGATCTTCCAGAAGAGGGAG GTGAGCAATCCAAGGGCGACGAGATTCAAGCAGAG AGCTAG
- the LOC121779924 gene encoding nodulin-26-like, producing the protein MANSPSIIFSINSPHTMPADIQPPKHHQPLTPSHFQKIIAEVVGTYVFVFAGCGAALVYREDTTALAAAFIPALALMAMIYAVGHVSGAHFNPAVTVAFAVARRLPFVQVPIYVLSQLFGSTLASFTLRLLFRHQINFVPMLTQYSPTSTSDLEAIVWEFILTFILIFTIFGVASDDRANNALCGVAIGGALLLNALIGGSITGASMNPARSLGPAITIGAYKNQWVYVIAPLLGGVAASLIYSLLRPLQSQSQNTRVKSVHNHLYHPQL; encoded by the exons ATGGCCAACTCTCCCTCCATTATTTTCAGCATTAACTCCCCACACACTATGCCTGCAGATATCCAACCACCTAAACACCATCAACCACTAACCCCATCTCACTTCCAAAAG ATTATAGCCGAAGTTGTGGGCACGTACGTTTTCGTATTCGCGGGCTGTGGGGCCGCTCTAGTCTACAGAGAAGACACAACGGCACTGGCAGCCGCGTTCATCCCTGCACTTGCTTTGATGGCCATGATCTACGCCGTCGGCCACGTCTCCGGGGCCCATTTCAACCCTGCGGTCACTGTCGCGTTTGCAGTGGCGCGCAGATTACCCTTCGTCCAA GTTCCTATCTATGTGTTGTCTCAGTTATTTGGCTCAACACTTGCATCTTTTACACTAAGACTACTATTTAGACACCAAATAAACTTTGTGCCAATGCTAACACAATACTCTCCGACTTCAACCTCCGATCTCGAAGCCATTGTGTGGGAATTCATACTCACTTTCATACTTATTTTCACCATTTTCGGAGTTGCTTCAGACGACAGAGCG AATAACGCATTATGTGGAGTTGCAATCGGGGGCGCGTTGCTGCTCAACGCTCTCATCGGAGG GTCGATAACCGGAGCTTCGATGAACCCGGCAAGAAGCCTAGGCCCTGCAATAACCATTGGAGCGTACAAGAATCAATGGGTGTATGTTATAGCTCCCCTCCTTGGTGGAGTGGCTGCGAGTCTCATATATAGTTTGTTGCGCCCAttacaatcacaatcacaaaatactagagttaagagtgtccacaatcaTCTATATCATCCTCaactttaa